Within Haloferax sp. Atlit-12N, the genomic segment GGCCGCGCTCGGACGCCCGCTCGCAACTCCGGACGGGGCGTGCGCCGACTGCAGCAGGAACGTCTCCTCCTCCTCCGCGAGGTCGACGAAGTCGTCGGCGGCCTCGATCAGCTCGTCGGCGGCCGAGTTGCCGAACCCCATCGCCTCCACGCGGACGCCCTCGTGGCGGAGGTGCGAGCAGAGCCGGGCGAAGTCGCCGTCGCCGGTGCAGAGGACGACCGTGTCGACGTGGCTCGCCAGCGAGACGGCGTCGAGGCTCATCCCGAGGTCCCAGTCGGCCTTCTTCGAGCCGTCGGCGAACGTCTTGATCTCCTTGATCTTCGTATCGAAGCCGATGTCGCGGAGCGCCTCGAAGAAGCTCTCCTCCTCGGGCGAGTCGGCGCGGATGACGTACGCGATGGCGCGCACGAGCGTCCGTTCCGCGACGGCCTCCTCGAGGAGGCCGGAGTAGTCGATGTT encodes:
- a CDS encoding NYN domain-containing protein; its protein translation is NIDYSGLLEEAVAERTLVRAIAYVIRADSPEEESFFEALRDIGFDTKIKEIKTFADGSKKADWDLGMSLDAVSLASHVDTVVLCTGDGDFARLCSHLRHEGVRVEAMGFGNSAADELIEAADDFVDLAEEEETFLLQSAHAPSGVASGRPSAA